A genomic region of Capnocytophaga canimorsus contains the following coding sequences:
- a CDS encoding OmpA/MotB family protein, translating to MKKTFVFIFTLGLLATSCVSKKQYAELEAKHKETQDLLNSATVRLNTCLEDAAGLRAKVTGLQNQNDLLKENNQQLINNMGNLTTLTQKGAENLEKSLESLREKDLTIRNLRDAVTRRDSVNLALVQSLKGVLGNLEDQDIEVKVEKGVVYVNISDKLLFNSGSYAVTEKAKVVLGKVATVVKNKPDFEFMVEGHTDDVPVKSGSSVKDNWDLSVLRATAIVRILQKDFGVSPSRMTAAGRSEYVPVTSNSTAAGKAQNRRTRIVVLPKLDQFYTMIEEGMKDPAINK from the coding sequence ATGAAAAAAACGTTTGTTTTTATTTTTACATTGGGCTTATTAGCCACATCGTGTGTTTCTAAAAAGCAATATGCTGAATTGGAAGCAAAACACAAGGAAACCCAAGATTTGCTTAATAGTGCTACAGTTAGGCTGAACACCTGTTTAGAAGATGCCGCTGGATTACGCGCTAAAGTTACTGGATTGCAAAATCAAAACGATTTGCTCAAAGAAAATAACCAACAGCTAATCAACAATATGGGGAATTTGACCACCTTGACCCAAAAAGGTGCGGAGAACTTGGAAAAATCTTTGGAAAGTTTGCGTGAAAAAGATTTAACAATCAGAAATTTAAGAGACGCAGTTACTCGAAGAGATTCTGTAAACTTAGCTTTAGTTCAAAGTCTTAAAGGAGTTTTAGGCAATTTGGAAGACCAAGACATTGAAGTAAAAGTAGAAAAAGGCGTAGTTTACGTTAATATTTCTGACAAATTATTGTTCAACAGCGGAAGTTATGCCGTTACTGAAAAAGCAAAAGTAGTTTTGGGTAAAGTAGCAACCGTGGTTAAAAACAAACCCGATTTCGAATTTATGGTAGAAGGTCACACAGATGACGTTCCTGTGAAAAGTGGCTCTTCAGTAAAAGACAATTGGGATTTGAGCGTACTTAGAGCTACCGCTATTGTGCGTATTTTACAAAAAGACTTTGGGGTAAGCCCTTCAAGAATGACTGCAGCAGGTAGAAGCGAATATGTGCCTGTAACGTCAAACTCAACAGCAGCTGGTAAGGCTCAAAATAGAAGAACACGAATTGTGGTACTTCCTAAGTTAGACCAGTTTTATACAATGATTGAAGAAGGTATGAAAGACCCCGCTATAAACAAATAA